The genomic segment TTTCGGTATGGTTCAGTGCATCCAATTCGGGAATTTGGGATAATTTTGTATGCATTTAACTAGCTGTTgccactttcttttctctttccctTCTTTGAACACCGGTCAGCCCATGGGCCTTGATCTGTATAGCTGGCTGATCTAGTCCCACGGCCAAATTCCCCCTGATGAAGTGTTGGTTAGTGGGTTGTACTAGGTCAGTTCACCCCCTTGGAAACATCTACTTGCATGTTTAAAGACTTGGTAAGGGGATGCCTATTGCTTTGTCAAAAAATGGTTTTTGATACAGCTTTTGACAGAAATTGGTATCACACTGTGTAAATACCATATAATTATGTGATGTTTTCTTTGGCTTTTTAGGTTGTTTTCCATGTAATATTATGGGAATCTGATGGTTTTTGATGGATTGTCTGCCTATAAGGAGGTTGGATTACCAGATATCGTTGTTGTTGGTTATGTTATTTTAGGAGTGCTCAGCCAAGGTTCCAGTTCATTGTTATGAACCGCAGGAATACAGGTATtatcccatttcttcttttaataaTATATCTCGGGCCTCTCCTTTTCGATTCATAGGAGAGAACATTTAgaattctttatttttactttgtCCATTCTATGATGTTTGaaagtgatgtttcatatgaATGAATTCCATTTTGACATCTGAGTTCATATGAAGCAGAAAATATGGTGGAAGATCTCTTTGGGGACTTTGAGTTCGAGGTTCAGGTTCCATACTTGTTGTATCGAAATGCAGCCCAAGAAGTCAATGGTATTTGGTTTTACAATGCACATGAAATTGAGGAGGTTGCAGATCTCTTTCGCAGGTCGACATCTTCCTCAGTCTTCATACCCAAGCTATATTCTTGAGTGGAGATTATCTCCCTGCTATTAGAAAATGTATAATTGGAGATGAAGGTTGAGATTATAGCAATGGAGATCTATGATGTTTGAGAACATATTCTTGTGGATAATTAATGATTCTCTCTAAACAATATCAAACAACTGTTATGGTGGAGGATTTTATAGACATTTTATAAGGTTAGCAATTTTATTAATGTTTGGGAGATACAGGAGGTATACCAAAATCTGTACACACAAGAATTCAGGGGTGTAAAAGGAAGCTAGAGTCATGAAGCTACAAAATCTTCCTCAAACCCTTCAAACGGCCTCCTATGCCTCCCCCTCCATATTACCCACATAAGAGCTAGTAGTGCTACATCCCATGCCCTGCATCTTCTCTTCTTTCTTCTAAAACCCAGGTATAGTTCCTCCTTTATCGTGCTCGGCATTACCCATTGTATTACGAACCTATTCATAATCTCCCACCACAAGCATGTAGCAAGTTGACAATGTTATTAGAGGTGATCGTACATCTTCTCCCGAACATCTACACATATAGCAACTGTTGACATATGTGATCCTTATAGACATATATCATATGATAGAGAGGAAATAAACAAGTGAACAAACTACTTAGGGAAAATGTTAAGGGCTGGTTATTATCCTTGTATTTTGAATTCCTTGTGGTTGACTGTTATTATCATAGCTAGcctgaatgattttaaactggATGATAGTATGACAAGATTGACATGGATAACCATGATAGGGTTCTTCTATCAGATGGCATTAGGTTGAAAGCTGTtataaatgaaatatttcaatttcCGGAGCTTGTTTAGTCAAATTATGACTACCTTAAGCTTTAAATATGTGATTTCTATGTCAGCAAACATTTAGTTTACTGCGATGGTTATGTTGCCAGTATCTCTTTAAGGATCCAATTCTGAGTTCTTGTTAATGGAGGTGTCCAATTTGTATGGAATCCATTTAGGCTTTGTGTTACATAATGGAAATGGCATTAATCATATAGGAATACCAGTAAATCGTTGTGTTATATTGGTAACTTGATAAAAAAAACTGTTATAGCTGTTCATGGAATTGACATCAAAGACGATTTATTGCTAGTTTCTTTTAGTGGTGCAGGGCATGTGAAGTAATTGGGTCATTTTTCTTACGTAATCATGGCACATAATCTGCAACTTGTATAATTTTACTTTGATGTGGTGGATCCCAGAATTTTAGGTGCGTACTCAAAGGTTCCCCTGAAGCCACAGCTAAGAAAAAGGTGCGGCCTCGATGATTCTGcccctcatttttttttttgggggaaaTTAAGATGTTTGTCAAGCGATTTACTTATTATAGGCACAAGTTATTTGTCATTACTCATGAATATTCTTGTTTGTGGTGAAGCTATATCAATCCCATATTCTACATGGTAAGAAACTGTTTAATTGTTGCAGCATGATAGAAGACAAGTACTTAAAGGTCAGTTTAATGTGaggcataaaaaaaataatctctgCAAAATTGTGATTATCAATTGATGGTTCCTACATAATCATATATGTAGTATTTTATGTGGAATATCAATACGCATATTAGTACCTTCAACCGTCATAATTCATATCGTTGTGTTATGTTCTTAGCTGAATTTGTATATATTTCAAGTTATTTTAGGTCTTCAAAGATATTTTCCTTCCACGTGAATGTATACTGTCTCTTTCTAGCTCTCTTAACTAGAACAACATCATGGCAACGGATTAGTTAATTTGGAAGTCTCCGTGAGATAAATTGGTGTACCATCTCCGTTAACCTCTCTCATTATTTCAACCGCCATGTCATTGTGTTATGTTCTTAGTTAAATTTGTATGGATTCCAAgttgttttggattttcaaagATATTTCCCTTCCACGTGAATGTAAACTATCTTTTTAGCACTCTTAACTGTCACAACATCATGGCAGTGGAATAGTTAATTTGGAAGTCTCCGCGAGATAAATTGGTACCATCTCCGATGACCTCTCTCATTTTATGCTTTATGTAATGCCACTTGTTCTACGGGATGTGATCATTTCTAATCATGTAATTTTGTATGATCAAATATCTATCCTAACATCTGTATTTGACGGCTTCACTTCTATATAAACCTTGTTGGTCTTAAAATTGGTAGGCTGTacttttttgtcactttgataggTATTCATATCATATTTTTCCACTGTTGTAGCACTCTTCTGCTACAACCATCCTATTTTACTTCAATTTGTTACATATTCTTCAATCAAATCGTTCttctaaaatatatacatacattaattatttttaatccgGTGATAAAACCAATATCAATTGGAGCTAATAATGTCACTTTGGCCCCCggatgacattccaataaaataCTAGTGGAACCCTCCGCCCCCCATCAAAAAATGTTACATCCTTGAGATAAAGACAGAAAAAGAAATCCAATTCCCTTTTCTAAATTCTGTCAGAGAATTTTTCAGTATAAATGGATATAAGGAGTTCACATTACAATAGTTTAAATTTTCACCAAAAGGGTTTAGAGCCATTGTAGCCTATTTGGTTTAGTAGTTACTTACCagatttttcttttactttcaaTAGTTGAGATAGTCAAACGTAAACTAGTTAACCTATTGGTTTGAGTTCTCTTATTGGCTGTAGGAAACTATAATGGTAAGTGAGACAACTTTAATCAAAATTAAATGAGTCAATAATATGGATGCTATCGCAACACTTTCTGCTCATTTTTTCGCTTGTGGAAAGAACATATAACAGAACCTGCACTTTTTACTTTCCTAGAGTTAGTCTCATTTATGGTTTTCATAGATCTTCAGTGTCCAACTTAAACATAGGCACTTACAGAGGAAAGGAGGAAATAGAGGAATAAATAATGACTTTGTTGTCTTGTATCAACTTTATTATCTTGTATCCTTTCATTTTTCCCTTGTACATAAGGGGCAACTAAATAATGTTTGTTTCTCGTATTAAAAAGAAGGTCAATGTTTGTTGTTCTTCAGCTATTAATTTCTGTGTTtccgagccgggggtctatcggaaacagcctttctacttctccggaggtagtggtatggactgcgtacatcttaaacccccccccccccaaaccccactatgtgggaatatactggggttgttgttgttgttgttgtcttcttgattatctcccacttctTTGATGTGGTTTTGTTTCTACTCTAATTTTAACCTATCCCGATGTCTTCAAGTGCAGTGAACTTACAGAACATGAGGTGGTCCCAACAAGTACAGTAATAGAAGGGCCATTTGGACCAGCATTTACCACCTCTATGGCTGGGGTCGGTGCTGATGATTCTTCCTTTATGAACTTTTCCAATGTATGTACTAAACTTTCTTATGATATTGAAGTATAATTTCCTGCCTAACATCTAAAACTGCCACGTTTAGAACTTTAGTATCTGCTCATGAACTTTAAACCAAAAAGCAGTTTCTGTTTATTGCCAAATGGTGTTAATCCTCTGTCTACCTCATTTGCTTTATTTGTACATTTCTATGTATTGGCTTCTCCAGTCACTCAATTCGTGCGGTGAAAGGTGTCAAAATGCTGGCCTTTGTATGTTTCCTTAAAACTTTTGTCGCCCGAGATTCTCttggttgaagattttgttaTATTCTTGTAAGAACTTGTAATGCATGTATACTCTTTGATCATTTAAAGAGACCATCCATTACCAGGATATATGTCTGAATAAGCCTCACATTTTCATGCATGCCTTCGTTGGGTGATTAAATGTACGTGCACCCCCTTCCCCAAAACAAAACAATCATGAGAATAGTGTTCCATCCCAAAAATTTGAGGAAGACATTTATTTCCAAAGCAGATGACTGTGTGTTGACTAATGATGATACCAAGTGCATGGAAACGAACACGAGAAATCATAGGATGGAATCTTTTCTGTGAGGAATATAAAATTCCCGAGGTTCCAAGAATTTATTCTCTGTTGGTAACTGAAACTGTCCGAGATGGCTTCACTTGGGGCCTAGCAGCTGTAGTTATTTGTCTTTGAAAAAATGATGTTATGCAGAAGCTGGCTATTCTGAGATAACCTAGTTAGGGAAATAAAATGCATCTTTTTCTTCGTTATATGAGTGAGGCTGTATTAGTAGATGAATGCACCGTGGAAGATCAATGAGAATATCCTCTAGTGTAGTAACAATTGGTTTTGAAGTACTGGGTAGTCTTCCTCCGCTGCCCTTCCTCCTTGAGATGTAGTAAAGTCCTGAGATTGAATTTTGTTGTTGCAGACTGCTGCAACCATTGGGCATACCTCTTCAAATGTTGTGAACTCCAGACTGCCATATCATTATCCAGCTCAAACAGTTGATCCATCACGCCGAGTTCCAAGTCCCCTACCATCTTCTGCTTCAATTTTGCTAGTCTCGTTACCTGTTCAGTCAGCTCCATCACTTCCTCCACAGTCGCGCCGTGATTCTGCTAACCTGATCAATAGTGTCAATCACCCTGGAAATCTTGTGAAGCCTTCTTTCTTTACACCTCCTGCATCACCTGTATTGGTGACAACTCCTGTCTCAGCAACATCAACTCCCGTCATTTATCCTCATGTGAATCCACGACACCCACATGGTACACCTCTAGTTCAACCCTTTTCACCAGTTGCTTCATCTCCTTTTCTCACTTCTACTCAGATTCCTCCAAATAGTGGAACACTAAGCAGAGAGAAAATTCAAGACGTGCTTCTAATGCTTGTTCAGGTATATCCAGCCATCCGGGATTTAATTTATGTACTCTGCCTGCTATCAGATGAAAACAACtgtgttaattaattatatattgtcATTGCTGAGTGCATCTTTTGTGTATTTGAACAGTATTTAGGTTTTGTTCTACTGCATAAATCTTGACCATTTTATCCATAAATTTTGTGGACATTGCATATTATCAAAACGGCTTCATTGCAAACACATGCGGATTTGGAGGGTTCACCATTTGTAACTTCAGTCTGACTTGTGCGTACAATCAAAGGATCTTTGTACATGGCTCGAAAGTTTAAAATGCACATGCACGTGTTATGTTGTAGAAGTTACATCCTAATTGGCtagtttaaaattaaaacttttacTGATGAAGCGTCAGTTTGTCTACTTAGTTCTTAAGATGCCCAGTCAAGTTAACTCTTGGTTTTGATTTCATACTTTTTATAATGtgcaatttcttttttcaatgtGTAGAGCTATGATCCCCATGCTTGACCTGTAACTTGGCACATCGTATCAGCGAATTCCTGAAATACTGAAAAATGTATGACCCAACCATTGGTGAAAGGATGGGATGAAGAATGCCTAGGCATCTACAAAAGTTACTAGTTTAGCATCAATGTTTCCACTGCAAGCTCTTCATTCTTTCTTGAACAACCATATGTGCAATTTATGTTCAAATCATGGAGATGCAATATATTATAATTGCATGATAGATTTTTATTAAATTGATGATCATGATAGACTTCAGTAATTGCATCATTGATATTTCATCAATAACATGCAGCTCACATACAGGATATTTTTCTGAATTTGCTATTATTGAAGGAAAAATGATTGTTTTCTAAACTTTTACGCAGGACAATCAGTTTGTCGACTTGGTCTACCAAGCTTTGCTTAAAGGTCATTCATGATCCCTTGAGAGATGTGGTGATGTTGTAGATCTGACACCATGTACGCGTagtttgtatatattgtatatatttgtttcgCGTGCTGGAGATTTGGACTTGTCTTCTTTTCACCTCATGAGGAGACTAACTAGATCTATGACGATGTAATATGAAACTTGGACAATCCTCAACGGATCCTTATAAATGTCTATGAACCATTTAATATCGACAATAGCAAACACTGAAACATTTCTGTAAATTCTACGCAGAGTTTTGATAGAATTTGGTGAATATCATGGCTTTGGTATGCGGAATCATTGAAGTTCACTGGGTTCGATTTTCCACAAATGTTAAGAGGTATTGAAACAATATCTGTTGAAACTTACAACTGCAAGACGGTAAAGAATTTTGGAGCTTGGTCAGGCAAAACTTTAAGCATATGATTTATTTCTAGAAGTGTATATTGGTTTGTGCTTAAATATTTCCAGTTTCAGACAAGATTTCTAAAAGCATGGTTACGTAAAATGTGTTATGTTCTGTCGCTGTTGTTACGAGAGTATATAGACTATCTACTAGTTTTATCTTTGTTTAGGTAAAATAGAATCAATCCCAATTTGATTTGCACTTTTCATTCGTAAGAAAATCTGGGTTTGCCCCAAGTTTTGGTCACCAATATACTTGGTACTAGAACAACAAAACGAATAAAACTTCTTGTAGACGAATTCATATTACCTAAGCTGAAGTAAATTGCAACGAAAGTTTCACGAACATTTTTCTGTACAATTGTCACAGTTTTGAGAATACGAAGGTCAGAAAGTTTCAGAAAATAATGTAACAACAGCCTAAGATGAGAGCAAGAAAATAGACTTCATTCAACGTTCAGGGCGTGGATACAGTTAAATTTACCTTCACATTAGTTTCTCAGAATCAAACCAACAACATACAACTTTCATGGGATCTTCAAGTCAGCAACTTTGAGCTTTTAGCATGATTCGACAGCGACGAGTTGAAGATCATGATTCGGACATTTCCCATGTCAAAACATTGCATACTCCCAAGATAATGAAGTCAATGAAAGATAGACAGCAAAAccaaatcttcaagaaaattaAATGGTTTTTCCATCTTCTTGTCTTCATATTTACCACTTGGAATCAAGGAAAGTTGTTTCCTTTCCAAGCACCGAAATTAATAGATTGAAGTGAAATGTAACCGAGAAGTAGATCCTTCAGATGATGTTTACACAATCCAAGTCGTCTTCTATGTAAGCTGGGATGTATACAACTAGAAAATCCAGTCTTCCAACTAGGGAATCTTTGTCTTTCCATCACGTGAAGAGTGTATACACGAGGAGCTGCAGCTGAGCATCCTATAACGAAGCAATTGCAAGGACGTGACTGACTCACCATTCTTGCTAAAGAGAATAAACATATCCCACTGTATGTTATTCCATACATTAAGGCATCATTATCAACAGCTTCGCAATTTGTTGCTTCATTTGTTATCTCAATCTCCATATCTTCAGTTGCAGGAATTCTGCgcaattcaaaatcaaatttcttCTCTATCTCAGTCTCATGTATCCTATATTTTGTTGCCAGAGTTCTGATGCAAGACAACCTTACTTGATTGCAAATAATGAGCTTTACCTCATTAAAGTTGTCGCACTCAGCATACCATCTCAGCCATCGGTAGATTAAACCTGCATACCAGTCAACGATTTCATTGTCATCCCAAAAAACTAGCAGATGACATGGCCGGGGATATCCTTGGGAGTTTGTCAATCCATATCGAAAGAGTCGCTTCTTTATGATGCTGATTGGAGCTATGATCTGTGTCGCTAATGATGAAGAGTTGGAGTTCGGCAACAGGGCAAGAGTCGAAGCTGTCTCAGAAGATATATATTCCTGAGCACGCTTTTGGAACTCATAGTACGAATCTCTTAGATCTTGAGGGAGAGATGGTTCGACAATATGCTTAGATAAGATAACATCCTCATTTGTTGCgcatttaacatttttattttgcaTCCAAACTTTTAGTAAGACTTTGTACCAGTGATCTGTTTCCATCCCATCTTTTCTAAAACACGAAATTTGGCTCAAAAGGGAGCTACCATCAGAGAGATGCTTAATCTCTGATTCTTTTACCTTCTTCAGCCCATGACCGAGCCATTTCTTACCAATTCTTGCTGTCCCGGTGTCCCATGAGTGCTCTTTCTGCGAAGCAAATAGTTTTACCTTTTCCTTCAATTTGTGAACAGCCTTTACAGCCGGACTCTCTTTCAGGCTTCTTTTAACCACGCTACCCAGAAAGCGAATGCCTGTAGGcccatcacatggaaaaacatttatttcattttcaaattctAAATGAAGAGAATTCTTCAAGTAAATTTCAGTTTTAGACTTGACAGCAACAGCAACGTCTTTGGGACCGGAGATGGCAATAAGAATCTCATCCATGAAGCGGCAACAATGCACCCTAATTTCAGAGTAGCTCAAATCATGACATTCTTGAGAACCATTACCAGATATCTGTCTCCTGAACCAACTGCGTAGCACAGAGTTGCCCGCACCTTTTTCAGCGCTTGATCCGTTATCAATAGCTTCATATCTCATTGACAACCTGTACATTTCATGATCAAAGAGGTCAAGATATATGTTCATTAAAATTGGAGACAGTGCTCCTTCTTGTGGGAGACCATGTCCTTTTGGAAAACCCCCAAATTCTAAATTCAACACCCCACAGTCAAACATATTAGATATAATCGCATATAGGAAAGGATCATCTATCTTGTCTTCCATAATTGAAAAGAGCTTAGCTAGGATTTGATTGTCGAGCTTTTTGCTAACTGGCAAAGTGAACCACCAATTGGGATTTATTATCTCTTTGCAAACGTACTTAAGAGCAGATAAATGGCTCCTTCCACTGCGGCAACCATGTGATATCTTTGAAAAGTGAGGTCGGTAGACAACTTCAAATACTATTCTGATTGCTTCCTCAACAATTTTTAGTTTAACATTTGGAAAAACAAGGACTTGTTTCTTTGAGCCCTTTGTTGAGATCGAATATGTGTTAGCACTAACATCAAAATACCCACATGAAAGCTCTTCAGCCAAGGCTTCAAAAGGCAAATTCTCACCATCCAACACTAGATCAACATTACAACTCAATCGAATACAATCAAAAGCATCAGAAAGTGTTTTTGGATTGGCAATCACTTTCTTTAAGAGGTTTTGAAACTTGCCATTTACACACTGTTCCTTAACTCTCTTTTTTATGCGTAGTTCAAGTAATCTTTTATGTTCCACCCGATCCATCGGTTTAGTCTCATCAAGATTATAACTCTCTTCCACCAGGTTTGCTAAGTCCCGTGCCAGCGATGCTCCATGTTTCACACGTCCCAAATCCTCAATTGACTTCTCAACCAATTTCGTAGATGCTAGGGATTTTTTCTCCTCCAGGTTCAAGGATTCGTGAACCAAACCGGCTAAGCCCTGAGCTAGTTTTAGTTTGCCAATGTTCTCATCATGTGTATGACAGTCAAATTGATTAGCAGTAGAATAATAAAGTGAATAACCAAGAAATCCTGCAACAGGCCTCCCTGTCACATTTACCAGGATTAGAATTCTTCCTTACAATTCCAACATCCAGGACACttgcaacaataacaacaacacatgcCACAAAGTGTGGTGCAGACCATACCTCTACCtcgtagagatagagaggttgtttccaaaaaGACTCTATGTGCTTAATTCAGACAAATATCATTCAAAATGAAGTTATTTTCTAGTATTTTGGTATTTCGAGGGTGATTGGATTGACTCATTTTTAAGTGTTTTTGgcttttaaacacttttttatttttatttttggagctGTTTGGTAAAGTCACAAAGTGACTTCACAAAAAGCCAAAAGTTGATTGCTACCTACTTTTGGTTGGTACCTTTTAGCTTATAATCACTTAAAAAAAGCCCATCCAAACACCCCCTTCATTCAAAAGGGAGAAGATGATTTCCTTCACAaatatcccaattttttttttaaaactagtaCTCCCTTTGTTTCATAAAGAATGACCGcacaaagtaggtcattcttttttaaacggagggagtagtaacTTCCAAGTATCCCAACTTTCAATGTCTAGTGAAGTATAGGAATAGAAAGTCAGCTACTTTATAAATTATACCCAACCAAATACTAGAAGTAACATTTTGCTCCATAcacaatgaaagaaaaaaaaaaaaaaacttgcagtaaaagaatgaaaaaaagattGAAGGAATTGAGAAAAAGAGGATTACCAATAAAAGATGAAGAATAGCGGGGGAGAAAGTGGAGAAGTGAAGTACATTTATGCACCACCATAatgatatcatcatcatcatcagttcATCAACACcacccaaacaacaacaacaacaactcttTTCTTCAGTTTTCTATCTATGCTGCTACTCATTTCCAAAATTATAGGAGCTGCTACAAAGCCTATTTTGCTCAAAGATGCTACCATTAATAACATGGATGCTCTCCTCTTCCTCTTGCTGCACTGACAAACTAATTAATTAACAAAGAGGACAAGGGGAAACTACATAAGGCCCCGTTTGGACAACTTCCTTTTCCCCCAAACACCCTGGTTTTCGCTACTCCAATCTTGAAAAGAAAAACTAATATAGAATCCAAATaatcaatttatttaaatatcagaaaaatataaattaataaaattaaattattatttgattgaaaaataaaaaatagcggTGGTGGAGGTAGGAATTGTTGGTGTTATCCATATAAAAGTACCTtaagttattatttattttatgttaaacACACATCACTAATTTattgatcaaatattttttcatctcatttttaaTTAATAACAAGCAAATTTAAGTGAAATTATACTCTTTTATTcgcttttaattattattttttgatatgacACACttacttattaaaaaaataattattaatataattattttatcgtATTAtctcaattaattaatttttagagtaatatgtgttgaaaataatttgaaaaataaaaaatagtgataaGTTTAAGCAAATGGAgagaatgatttaaattaaatgatAGTTAAGatataaaattcttaaaaataatagtttaagtaaattaaaaaaaaaaagaataattgagttattttttttctttgataactCGCAAAAAAATTGTACTACGTGGTTTTTACcattaatatgaataataatgtagatatatatatatatatatatatatatgtgatgaaGGGGGTTCCCACGTCGACGGATAAACAAACCCTTTATGCCACGTCGACTTTCCCTGCTATTCATTCATTCACAAAAAAAGTGCAGTGTTCCCCAGCTGCAGCATTATTCATTTCTTCTCTAAACTTCCTGATGTCGTTGAagctccatcatcatcatcatcatcacaatcttCCTTCTTCTAACTGgtaatcttttatttatttatttatttatttatttcttcaattcaattaCTCGCTTTATCCATTTTCATGATCCAAAATGATTCACTCCAATACATAGTCATAGTGTGTGTTTAA from the Capsicum annuum cultivar UCD-10X-F1 chromosome 9, UCD10Xv1.1, whole genome shotgun sequence genome contains:
- the LOC124886965 gene encoding nuclear intron maturase 4, mitochondrial isoform X2, with protein sequence MVVHKCTSLLHFLPRYSSSFIGRPVAGFLGYSLYYSTANQFDCHTHDENIGKLKLAQGLAGLVHESLNLEEKKSLASTKLVEKSIEDLGRVKHGASLARDLANLVEESYNLDETKPMDRVEHKRLLELRIKKRVKEQCVNGKFQNLLKKVIANPKTLSDAFDCIRLSCNVDLVLDGENLPFEALAEELSCGYFDVSANTYSISTKGSKKQVLVFPNVKLKIVEEAIRIVFEVVYRPHFSKISHGCRSGRSHLSALKYVCKEIINPNWWFTLPVSKKLDNQILAKLFSIMEDKIDDPFLYAIISNMFDCGVLNLEFGGFPKGHGLPQEGALSPILMNIYLDLFDHEMYRLSMRYEAIDNGSSAEKGAGNSVLRSWFRRQISGNGSQECHDLSYSEIRVHCCRFMDEILIAISGPKDVAVAVKSKTEIYLKNSLHLEFENEINVFPCDGPTGIRFLGSVVKRSLKESPAVKAVHKLKEKVKLFASQKEHSWDTGTARIGKKWLGHGLKKVKESEIKHLSDGSSLLSQISCFRKDGMETDHWYKVLLKVWMQNKNVKCATNEDVILSKHIVEPSLPQDLRDSYYEFQKRAQEYISSETASTLALLPNSNSSSLATQIIAPISIIKKRLFRYGLTNSQGYPRPCHLLVFWDDNEIVDWYAGLIYRWLRWYAECDNFNENSCN
- the LOC124886966 gene encoding mRNA-decapping enzyme-like protein, with product MSSSSSKLMPNVDERSKKMLNLTVLQRIDRCIEEILITAGHVSLYKFNVHLNQWSRKEVEGSFFVVKRSAQPRFQFIVMNRRNTENMVEDLFGDFEFEVQVPYLLYRNAAQEVNGIWFYNAHEIEEVADLFRRILGAYSKVPLKPQLRKSELTEHEVVPTSTVIEGPFGPAFTTSMAGVGADDSSFMNFSNTAATIGHTSSNVVNSRLPYHYPAQTVDPSRRVPSPLPSSASILLVSLPVQSAPSLPPQSRRDSANLINSVNHPGNLVKPSFFTPPASPVLVTTPVSATSTPVIYPHVNPRHPHGTPLVQPFSPVASSPFLTSTQIPPNSGTLSREKIQDVLLMLVQDNQFVDLVYQALLKGHS
- the LOC124886965 gene encoding nuclear intron maturase 4, mitochondrial isoform X1 → MVVHKCTSLLHFLPRYSSSFIGRPVAGFLGYSLYYSTANQFDCHTHDENIGKLKLAQGLAGLVHESLNLEEKKSLASTKLVEKSIEDLGRVKHGASLARDLANLVEESYNLDETKPMDRVEHKRLLELRIKKRVKEQCVNGKFQNLLKKVIANPKTLSDAFDCIRLSCNVDLVLDGENLPFEALAEELSCGYFDVSANTYSISTKGSKKQVLVFPNVKLKIVEEAIRIVFEVVYRPHFSKISHGCRSGRSHLSALKYVCKEIINPNWWFTLPVSKKLDNQILAKLFSIMEDKIDDPFLYAIISNMFDCGVLNLEFGGFPKGHGLPQEGALSPILMNIYLDLFDHEMYRLSMRYEAIDNGSSAEKGAGNSVLRSWFRRQISGNGSQECHDLSYSEIRVHCCRFMDEILIAISGPKDVAVAVKSKTEIYLKNSLHLEFENEINVFPCDGPTGIRFLGSVVKRSLKESPAVKAVHKLKEKVKLFASQKEHSWDTGTARIGKKWLGHGLKKVKESEIKHLSDGSSLLSQISCFRKDGMETDHWYKVLLKVWMQNKNVKCATNEDVILSKHIVEPSLPQDLRDSYYEFQKRAQEYISSETASTLALLPNSNSSSLATQIIAPISIIKKRLFRYGLTNSQGYPRPCHLLVFWDDNEIVDWYAGLIYRWLRWYAECDNFNEVKLIICNQVRLSCIRTLATKYRIHETEIEKKFDFELRRIPATEDMEIEITNEATNCEAVDNDALMYGITYSGICLFSLARMVSQSRPCNCFVIGCSAAAPRVYTLHVMERQRFPSWKTGFSSCIHPSLHRRRLGLCKHHLKDLLLGYISLQSINFGAWKGNNFP